In Trueperaceae bacterium, a genomic segment contains:
- a CDS encoding metallophosphoesterase family protein yields the protein MSAPPRVAILADVHGILPAFEAVAADVEAVGVDRVIVNGDMVNRGPQSAEVLAAIRARGWEMLLGNHDDLLLMWTRRDAKLPSSWFADPFWASTGWCAAQVDAAGWGPTLAALPTTTRVEEAGLPSVLVAHGSPRHYREGYGRHLSDAAISEIVEMHPYDVLVGSHTHIQMERRWGRHLVLNSGAVGTPFDGDARAQYLVLHGEGDRWRPEFRRVAYDREAALAAFATSGYLDEAGLSARLYQAEVAVGRSLLVPFLMWSETHDAPRDEGAWHRFRRVAGPSLRAPDAVGAEAVAASGLTTDAP from the coding sequence GTGAGCGCGCCCCCGCGCGTGGCGATCCTTGCGGACGTGCACGGGATCCTCCCGGCGTTCGAGGCGGTCGCCGCCGACGTCGAGGCGGTGGGGGTCGACCGCGTGATCGTCAACGGCGACATGGTGAACCGCGGTCCGCAGAGCGCGGAGGTCCTCGCCGCGATTCGGGCGCGCGGGTGGGAGATGCTGCTCGGCAATCACGACGACCTGCTGCTCATGTGGACGCGGCGGGACGCGAAGCTCCCGTCGTCGTGGTTCGCGGATCCGTTCTGGGCGTCGACCGGCTGGTGCGCCGCGCAGGTCGATGCGGCGGGATGGGGCCCGACCCTCGCCGCGCTGCCGACGACGACCCGCGTCGAGGAGGCGGGCCTGCCGTCGGTGTTGGTGGCGCACGGCAGCCCCCGGCACTACCGTGAGGGGTACGGCCGGCACCTGAGCGACGCCGCGATCAGCGAAATCGTGGAGATGCACCCGTACGACGTGCTGGTGGGTTCGCACACCCACATCCAGATGGAGCGCCGTTGGGGTCGGCACCTGGTGCTGAACAGCGGGGCGGTCGGCACCCCGTTCGACGGCGACGCGCGCGCGCAGTACCTGGTGCTGCACGGGGAGGGCGACCGCTGGCGTCCGGAGTTCCGGCGGGTCGCCTACGACCGCGAAGCGGCGCTGGCGGCGTTCGCGACGTCGGGCTACCTGGACGAGGCGGGCCTCAGCGCGCGGCTCTACCAGGCGGAGGTGGCGGTGGGGCGCAGCCTCCTCGTGCCGTTCCTGATGTGGAGCGAAACGCACGACGCGCCGCGGGACGAGGGGGCGTGGCACCGGTTTCGGCGGGTCGCAGGGCCGTCGCTCAGGGCGCCGGATGCGGTGGGGGCGGAGGCCGTGGCGGCGAGCGGCCTGACGACCGACGCGCCCTGA